A section of the Streptomyces sp. NBC_01591 genome encodes:
- a CDS encoding enoyl-CoA hydratase/isomerase family protein: MNHEDPVLLHTEGRVRHITLNRPHALNALNHAMVACVAEALADAELDDSVTAVLITGAGERGLCAGGDIRSIYEDARAGGRTSMDFWRDEYRLNARIARFPKPYVAIMDGIVMGGGVGVSAHGDVRVVTERSRIAMPETGIGFVPDVGGTHLLGAAPGELGTHLALTADAVGAGDALLCGLADHFVPSQRLSELTADLAGCGTAAEIEETVRRYASPAPGGELAAHREWIDSCYRADSVEEIVDRLDNSGVPAAKQAAETILTKSPTALKVTLSALRRARALGSLEAVLDQEYRTSCTAFTRPDFVEGVRAQIIDKDRNPQWSPAVLAEVTEADVAFFFAPLGDRELGLHAASRTTD, from the coding sequence ATGAACCACGAAGATCCCGTTCTGCTGCACACCGAAGGACGCGTCCGGCACATCACCCTCAACCGTCCACATGCCCTCAACGCGCTGAATCACGCCATGGTGGCGTGCGTCGCCGAAGCACTCGCCGACGCCGAGCTCGACGACTCCGTCACCGCGGTCCTGATCACCGGGGCGGGCGAGCGCGGCCTCTGCGCGGGCGGCGACATCCGGTCGATCTACGAGGACGCCCGGGCCGGCGGCCGCACATCGATGGACTTCTGGCGCGACGAGTACCGGCTCAATGCCCGCATCGCCCGATTCCCCAAGCCCTATGTCGCGATCATGGACGGCATCGTGATGGGCGGCGGCGTCGGAGTCTCGGCCCACGGCGACGTCCGTGTCGTCACCGAACGATCGCGCATCGCCATGCCCGAGACCGGCATCGGATTCGTCCCCGACGTCGGCGGTACGCACCTGCTCGGTGCGGCGCCCGGCGAGCTCGGCACCCACCTGGCGCTCACCGCGGACGCGGTCGGCGCGGGTGATGCGCTGCTGTGCGGGCTCGCCGACCACTTCGTACCGTCTCAGCGGCTCTCCGAGCTCACCGCGGACCTCGCCGGCTGCGGTACGGCCGCTGAGATCGAGGAGACGGTGCGACGGTACGCCTCACCCGCGCCAGGCGGTGAACTGGCCGCGCACCGTGAGTGGATCGACTCCTGCTACCGGGCGGACTCGGTCGAGGAGATCGTCGACCGGCTCGACAACAGTGGCGTCCCCGCCGCCAAGCAGGCCGCCGAAACCATCCTGACCAAGTCGCCCACCGCGCTCAAGGTGACCCTCTCCGCCCTGCGCAGGGCACGTGCGCTCGGCAGCCTGGAGGCGGTGCTCGACCAGGAGTACCGGACTTCGTGCACCGCCTTCACCAGGCCCGACTTCGTGGAGGGCGTGCGCGCCCAGATCATCGACAAGGACCGCAATCCGCAGTGGAGCCCGGCGGTTCTCGCCGAGGTCACCGAGGCCGACGTGGCATTCTTCTTCGCCCCGCTGGGCGAC